TCTACATACTATCCGGCAAAAATAATATGATAAAATTTTGATTAATTACTTTTTTGCGTTTTAATTTCTTCAAAAAACGAAAATCCGTTATATGAAGAATATATAAATGTAAACTTTATAAAAAGTGTCAGGACTTTAAAACAAATATATTATTTTTGTTTTGCTTAAATCCTTATTCCATTAAACTCAAGAAATAATTAAATGATAAAAATACTCTTATTGATAGATTACTCAAGTGAATTCAGTCGAAAATTTCTCAAGGGGCTTATTAGATATTCCAAGGAATATGGGCCATGGATTTTTTATCGGCTTCCATCTTATTACAAAACTTTATATGGAAAGCAAGGTATTGTAAATTGGGCTAAAGAATGGGAAGCGGATGCCTTTATTGCACAGTGGGATCACGAAGGAACAAATTTATTATCGGAATTGAATATTCCCATTATTTTGCAAAATTATAAATCTCGTAGTGAATATTTTTCCAATTTAACGGGCGATTATATTGGTACAGGGAGAATGGCAGCGCAGTTTTTTGCGAAAAAGAAATTTACAAATTTTGCTTTTTATGGAAATAAAAATGCAGTATGGTCACGTGAGAGGGCTGAAGGATACTTCAGTGAAGTCCAAAAATTGGGAGGTAACTATTATTATTTCGAAACAGAAATACTAAATGAAGAAAACTGGAGCTCAAGTCATATTGAGCTGGATACGTGGTTATTATCTCTTCCTAAACCTATCGGATTATTTGCGTGTGATGACAGTTTTGCCCTTCAAGTATCAGAAATATGTAAAATAAACAATATTGATATTCCCAATGAAATAGCATTGTTAGGAGTTGATAATGATGAATTAATTTGCACTTTGTCTGATCCTCCCATATCTTCAATTGTATTGGATGTGGAAAGAGGAGGTTATGAAGCGGGTCGGCTCATACATCAATTAATTAAGAAAGAAAAAACGAATCCATTCAATA
The genomic region above belongs to uncultured Paludibacter sp. and contains:
- a CDS encoding Transcriptional regulator, whose translation is MIKILLLIDYSSEFSRKFLKGLIRYSKEYGPWIFYRLPSYYKTLYGKQGIVNWAKEWEADAFIAQWDHEGTNLLSELNIPIILQNYKSRSEYFSNLTGDYIGTGRMAAQFFAKKKFTNFAFYGNKNAVWSRERAEGYFSEVQKLGGNYYYFETEILNEENWSSSHIELDTWLLSLPKPIGLFACDDSFALQVSEICKINNIDIPNEIALLGVDNDELICTLSDPPISSIVLDVERGGYEAGRLIHQLIKKEKTNPFNITVKPTRIELRKSTEKYNISNEYIAKVVDYIEKNFEEDILIKELTSMVPLSRRNLETKFKKEMGISIYQFLLNCRIERYAYLLATTDCSLLDIALECGFNDSKNISRIFKKFKECTPIEYRQKFKKSV